A single Anopheles arabiensis isolate DONGOLA chromosome 2, AaraD3, whole genome shotgun sequence DNA region contains:
- the LOC120895370 gene encoding protein UBASH3A homolog isoform X3 translates to MAALPPRKNPTPTKISKQHLTPLQILLQMGFPKHRAEKALAATGNRGVQLASDWLLAHVNDPFLDECAPREYILYACPTGPFLQQLENFWAQSREACGWNGAHNFTPHITLVSFFKAPDECAPQLSKALKDLMNLPGARIDRPIGLELYTSPNFMGFFVAEDDANYLKRLALQYVKEVSHSTISLEPHVKSLHLTLAYQFPPGQFNALKALVENLDASCTDANWELRLYSRDPRLVSKQVHKVLYPHTPRETDELELRIGDHIYLNPEAIQASTDGWVEGISWLTGTTGYLPENYTERTAESDAWTMHRTVPLCDARTVPADETLSDTVDGVLPASGSPSLAPEANDAVSVGQSESQPDGAPQTTDRAAPAPDQQQTATSGGGGEQQNGGKMFGGNKTMDDIPLEKLHELVKKRTNMQVIPGDQCASQSQSVPRTESGTRKVYVMRHGERIDFTFGSWVPYCFDEAGNYVRKDLNMPTSLPTRKPSLWQKDSPLTNVGRYQARLVGEGLKDAGVQIARAYCSPSFRCIQTATSVLEGLGLKATVPICIEPGLFEWLAWYQDGLPEWLTPDELLAADYNIDTAYKPLSSPGLLRENFHEKLNEFYCRNSNAAEEIIKSTEGNVLIVGHATTLDTCTRFIIGEKLRSTNDMARIMQKVSYCSLAVMESDGTTPSGDSEQAESTVKGHWKLAVPPCDPVTHTNNNRFDYKILLE, encoded by the exons ATGGCAGCGCTTCCACCACGCAAAAATCCAACGCCTACCAAAATATCCAAGCAACACCTGACACCGCTGCAAATACTGCTCCAGATGGGCTTTCCCAAGCATAGAGC tgAAAAGGCACTAGCGGCCACCGGCAACCGGGGCGTCCAGCTGGCCTCCGATTGGCTGCTGGCGCACGTGAACGACCCCTTCCTGGACGAATGCGCTCCGCGCGAATACATCCTGTACGCCTGCCCGACCGGTCCCTTTCTGCAGCAGCTGGAAAACTTCTGGGCCCAGTCGAGGGAGGCGTGCGGCTGGAACGGGGCCCACAACTTTACGCCCCACATTACGCTGGTGTCGTTCTTCAAAGCGCCGGACGAGTGCGCCCCCCAGCTGTCGAAGGCGCTGAAAGACCTGATGAACCTGCCCGGCGCCCGGATCGATCGGCCGATCGGGCTGGAGCTGTACACGAGCCCCAACTTTATGGGCTTTTTCGTCGCGGAAGACGACGCCAACTATCTGAAGCGGCTGGCCCTGCAATACGTAAAGGAGGTGTCCCACTCAA CCATTTCGCTGGAACCGCACGTCAAGTCGCTGCATCTGACGCTGGCTTACCAGTTCCCGCCGGGTCAGTTTAATGCGCTGAAAGCGTTGGTGGAAAATTTGGACGCTTCCTGCACGGACGCCAACTGGGAGCTGCGGCTGTACTCGCGCGACCCCCGGCTCGTCTCGAAGCAGGTGCACAAGGTGCTGTATCCGCACACGCCGCGCGAAACGGACGAGCTGGAGCTCCGGATCGGTGATCACATCTATCTCAACCCGGAAGCAATACAAGCGTCCACCGACGGCTGGGTCGAGGGGATCTCGTGGCTAACCGGCACCACCGGCTACCTGCCCGAAAACTACACCGAGCGGACGGCGGAATCGGATGCGTGGACGATGCACCGTACGGTGCCGCTGTGTGACGCACGGACAGTGCCGGCCGACGAAACACTGTCCGACACGGTTGATGGAGTACTGCCCGCCAGCGGATCGCCCAGCCTGGCACCGGAAGCGAACGATGCGG TATCTGTAGGTCAGAGCGAATCGCAACCGGACGGTGCACCGCAAACGACGGACCGAGCAGCACCTGCACCAGATcagcaacaaacagcaacgagcggcggcggcggcgagcAGCAGAACGGTGGCAAAATGTTCGGTGGCAATAAAACGATGGACGACATTCCGCTGGAAAAGTTGCACGAGCTGGTGAAAAAGCGTACCAACATGCAGGTGATCCCGGGAGATCAGTGCGCCTCACAGTCGCAGTCCGTACCGCGGACGGAATCGGGCACGCGCAAGGTGTACGTCATGCGACACGGCGAGCGGATCGATTTTACCTTCGGCTCGTGGGTACCGTACTGCTTCGATGAGGCCGGCAACTACGTCCGCAAAGATCTGAACATGCCCACATCGTTGCCCACACG TAAACCCAGCCTCTGGCAGAAGGACTCACCACTGACGAACGTGGGCCGCTATCAGGCACGGCTCGTGGGCGAAGGGCTGAAGGATGCGGGGGTACAAATTGCGCGCGCGTACTGCTCGCCCTCGTTCCGCTGCATCCAGACGGCCACTTCAGTGCTGGAGGGGCTCGGATTAAAGGCAACCGTGCCGATCTGCATTGAGCCCGGCCTGTTCGAGTGGCTCGCCTGGTACCAGGACGGGCTGCCCGAGTGGCTTACGCCGGACGAGCTGCTTGCGGCCGACTACAACATCGACACGGCCTACAAACCGCTCTCTTCGCCGGGCCTGCTGCGGgaaaattttcacgaaaagtTGAACGAGTTTTACTGCCGCAATTCGAACGCCGCGGAAGAAATCATCAAAAGCACGG AAGGAAACGTGCTGATTGTGGGCCATGCCACAACGCTCGATACGTGCACCCGGTTCATCATTGGCGAGAAGCTTCGCTCCACCAACGATATGGCTCGAATAATGCAGAAAGTGTCCTACTGCAGCCTGGCGGTAATGGAGTCGGATGGCACGACGCCGTCCGGTGACAGTGAGCAGGCGGAAAGTACAGTCAAGGGACACTGGAAGCTGGCGGTGCCACCGTGCGATCCTGTgacgcacaccaacaacaaccggTTTGACTACAAGATACTATTAGAGTAG
- the LOC120895372 gene encoding rhodopsin-like, producing the protein MPYYGPMQQPGLWGQPVANLTVVDKVPPEIMHLVDPHWSQFPPMNPLWHSIIGFVIFVLGVVSIIGNGMVIYIFSTAKSLRTPSNLFIVNLALSDFLMMGTNAFTMVYNCWFETWSLGLLMCDLYAFFGSLFGCCSIWTMTMIALDRHNVIVHGLSGKPLTNTGAILRILLCWLIGVVWGILPMLGWNRYVPEGNMTACGTDYLTDDWFHKSYILVYSVFVYYTPLFTIIYAYFFIIKAVSAHEKNMREQAKRMNVQSLRSSDDGKSTEMKLAKVALVTISLWFMAWTPYTVINYTGVFKTASITPLATIWGSVFAKANAVYNPIVYGISHPKYRAALLRRFPSLACSDGPPADDKSLASEASGITSAGNPTTA; encoded by the exons ATGCCGTACTACGGTCCAATGCAACAGCCCGGGCTGTGGGGCCAGCCGGTGGCCAACCTGACCGTGGTGGACAAGGTGCCGCCCGAAATTATGCACCTGGTCGATCCGCACTGGTCCCAGTTCCCGCCGATGAACCCGCTGTGGCACTCCATCATCGGGTTTGTCATCTTCGTGCTGGGCGTGGTGTCGATCATCGGCAACGGCATGGTGATCTACATCTTCTCCACCGCCAAATCGCTCCGCACACCGTCGAACCTGTTCATCGTCAATCTGGCCCTGTCGGACTTCCTGATGATGGGCACGAACGCGTTCACGATGGTGTACAACTGCTGGTTCGAGACCTGGTCGCTCGGGCTGCTGATGTGCGATCTGTACGCGTTCTTCGGTTCGCTGTTCGGCTGCTGCTCGATCTGGACCATGACGATGATCGCGCTGGACCGGCACAACGTGATCGTGCACGGTCTGTCCGGCAAGCCGCTCACCAACACGGGCGCCATACTGCGCATCCTGCTCTGCTGGCTGATCGGTGTCGTGTGGGGCATACTGCCGATGCTCGGCTGGAACCGGTACGTGCCGGAGGGCAACATGACGGCCTGCGGTACGGACTACCTGACCGACGATTGGTTCCACAAGTCGTACATACTGGTGTACTCGGTGTTTGTCTACTACACGCCCCTGTTTACCATCATCTACGCGTACTTCTTCATTATTAAG GCTGTATCGGCGCACGAGAAAAACATGCGCGAACAGGCGAAACGGATGAACGTACAGTCCCTGCGCTCGTCGGACGATGGCAAGAGCACCGAGATGAAGCTGGCCAAGGTGGCACTGGTAACCATCTCGCTGTGGTTCATGGCCTGGACACCGTACACGGTGATCAACTATACGGGCGTGTTCAAGACGGCCAGCATCACACCGCTGGCCACCATCTGGGGTTCGGTCTTTGCCAAAGCGAACGCCGTCTACAACCCGATCGTGTACGGCATCAGCCATCCCAAGTACCGGGCGGCCCTGTTGCGCCGGTTCCCATCGCTCGCCTGCAGTGATGGTCCACCGGCCGACGATAAATCGCTCGCCTCCGAAGCGTCCGGCATTACGTCGGCCGGCAACCCAACCACAGCGTAA
- the LOC120895370 gene encoding protein UBASH3A homolog isoform X2, whose product MAALPPRKNPTPTKISKQHLTPLQILLQMGFPKHRAEKALAATGNRGVQLASDWLLAHVNDPFLDECAPREYILYACPTGPFLQQLENFWAQSREACGWNGAHNFTPHITLVSFFKAPDECAPQLSKALKDLMNLPGARIDRPIGLELYTSPNFMGFFVAEDDANYLKRLALQYVKEVSHSIISDTYEQLDALVTCFPWCGGVTSARCIPRSSRSISLEPHVKSLHLTLAYQFPPGQFNALKALVENLDASCTDANWELRLYSRDPRLVSKQVHKVLYPHTPRETDELELRIGDHIYLNPEAIQASTDGWVEGISWLTGTTGYLPENYTERTAESDAWTMHRTVPLCDARTVPADETLSDTVDGVLPASGSPSLAPEANDAVSVGQSESQPDGAPQTTDRAAPAPDQQQTATSGGGGEQQNGGKMFGGNKTMDDIPLEKLHELVKKRTNMQVIPGDQCASQSQSVPRTESGTRKVYVMRHGERIDFTFGSWVPYCFDEAGNYVRKDLNMPTSLPTRKPSLWQKDSPLTNVGRYQARLVGEGLKDAGVQIARAYCSPSFRCIQTATSVLEGLGLKATVPICIEPGLFEWLAWYQDGLPEWLTPDELLAADYNIDTAYKPLSSPGLLRENFHEKLNEFYCRNSNAAEEIIKSTEGNVLIVGHATTLDTCTRFIIGEKLRSTNDMARIMQKVSYCSLAVMESDGTTPSGDSEQAESTVKGHWKLAVPPCDPVTHTNNNRFDYKILLE is encoded by the exons ATGGCAGCGCTTCCACCACGCAAAAATCCAACGCCTACCAAAATATCCAAGCAACACCTGACACCGCTGCAAATACTGCTCCAGATGGGCTTTCCCAAGCATAGAGC tgAAAAGGCACTAGCGGCCACCGGCAACCGGGGCGTCCAGCTGGCCTCCGATTGGCTGCTGGCGCACGTGAACGACCCCTTCCTGGACGAATGCGCTCCGCGCGAATACATCCTGTACGCCTGCCCGACCGGTCCCTTTCTGCAGCAGCTGGAAAACTTCTGGGCCCAGTCGAGGGAGGCGTGCGGCTGGAACGGGGCCCACAACTTTACGCCCCACATTACGCTGGTGTCGTTCTTCAAAGCGCCGGACGAGTGCGCCCCCCAGCTGTCGAAGGCGCTGAAAGACCTGATGAACCTGCCCGGCGCCCGGATCGATCGGCCGATCGGGCTGGAGCTGTACACGAGCCCCAACTTTATGGGCTTTTTCGTCGCGGAAGACGACGCCAACTATCTGAAGCGGCTGGCCCTGCAATACGTAAAGGAGGTGTCCCACTCAA TAATTAGTGACACCTATGAGCAGCTAGACGCACTGGTAACGTGTTTTCCGTGGTGCGGAGGAGTTACCTCGGCCCGATGCATACCGCGTAGCAGTCGAT CCATTTCGCTGGAACCGCACGTCAAGTCGCTGCATCTGACGCTGGCTTACCAGTTCCCGCCGGGTCAGTTTAATGCGCTGAAAGCGTTGGTGGAAAATTTGGACGCTTCCTGCACGGACGCCAACTGGGAGCTGCGGCTGTACTCGCGCGACCCCCGGCTCGTCTCGAAGCAGGTGCACAAGGTGCTGTATCCGCACACGCCGCGCGAAACGGACGAGCTGGAGCTCCGGATCGGTGATCACATCTATCTCAACCCGGAAGCAATACAAGCGTCCACCGACGGCTGGGTCGAGGGGATCTCGTGGCTAACCGGCACCACCGGCTACCTGCCCGAAAACTACACCGAGCGGACGGCGGAATCGGATGCGTGGACGATGCACCGTACGGTGCCGCTGTGTGACGCACGGACAGTGCCGGCCGACGAAACACTGTCCGACACGGTTGATGGAGTACTGCCCGCCAGCGGATCGCCCAGCCTGGCACCGGAAGCGAACGATGCGG TATCTGTAGGTCAGAGCGAATCGCAACCGGACGGTGCACCGCAAACGACGGACCGAGCAGCACCTGCACCAGATcagcaacaaacagcaacgagcggcggcggcggcgagcAGCAGAACGGTGGCAAAATGTTCGGTGGCAATAAAACGATGGACGACATTCCGCTGGAAAAGTTGCACGAGCTGGTGAAAAAGCGTACCAACATGCAGGTGATCCCGGGAGATCAGTGCGCCTCACAGTCGCAGTCCGTACCGCGGACGGAATCGGGCACGCGCAAGGTGTACGTCATGCGACACGGCGAGCGGATCGATTTTACCTTCGGCTCGTGGGTACCGTACTGCTTCGATGAGGCCGGCAACTACGTCCGCAAAGATCTGAACATGCCCACATCGTTGCCCACACG TAAACCCAGCCTCTGGCAGAAGGACTCACCACTGACGAACGTGGGCCGCTATCAGGCACGGCTCGTGGGCGAAGGGCTGAAGGATGCGGGGGTACAAATTGCGCGCGCGTACTGCTCGCCCTCGTTCCGCTGCATCCAGACGGCCACTTCAGTGCTGGAGGGGCTCGGATTAAAGGCAACCGTGCCGATCTGCATTGAGCCCGGCCTGTTCGAGTGGCTCGCCTGGTACCAGGACGGGCTGCCCGAGTGGCTTACGCCGGACGAGCTGCTTGCGGCCGACTACAACATCGACACGGCCTACAAACCGCTCTCTTCGCCGGGCCTGCTGCGGgaaaattttcacgaaaagtTGAACGAGTTTTACTGCCGCAATTCGAACGCCGCGGAAGAAATCATCAAAAGCACGG AAGGAAACGTGCTGATTGTGGGCCATGCCACAACGCTCGATACGTGCACCCGGTTCATCATTGGCGAGAAGCTTCGCTCCACCAACGATATGGCTCGAATAATGCAGAAAGTGTCCTACTGCAGCCTGGCGGTAATGGAGTCGGATGGCACGACGCCGTCCGGTGACAGTGAGCAGGCGGAAAGTACAGTCAAGGGACACTGGAAGCTGGCGGTGCCACCGTGCGATCCTGTgacgcacaccaacaacaaccggTTTGACTACAAGATACTATTAGAGTAG
- the LOC120895370 gene encoding protein UBASH3A homolog isoform X1, producing the protein MAALPPRKNPTPTKISKQHLTPLQILLQMGFPKHRAEKALAATGNRGVQLASDWLLAHVNDPFLDECAPREYILYACPTGPFLQQLENFWAQSREACGWNGAHNFTPHITLVSFFKAPDECAPQLSKALKDLMNLPGARIDRPIGLELYTSPNFMGFFVAEDDANYLKRLALQYVKEVSHSIISDTYEQLDALVTCFPWCGGVTSARCIPRSSRLLLYIPYYCSYCHSLACETVDTISLEPHVKSLHLTLAYQFPPGQFNALKALVENLDASCTDANWELRLYSRDPRLVSKQVHKVLYPHTPRETDELELRIGDHIYLNPEAIQASTDGWVEGISWLTGTTGYLPENYTERTAESDAWTMHRTVPLCDARTVPADETLSDTVDGVLPASGSPSLAPEANDAVSVGQSESQPDGAPQTTDRAAPAPDQQQTATSGGGGEQQNGGKMFGGNKTMDDIPLEKLHELVKKRTNMQVIPGDQCASQSQSVPRTESGTRKVYVMRHGERIDFTFGSWVPYCFDEAGNYVRKDLNMPTSLPTRKPSLWQKDSPLTNVGRYQARLVGEGLKDAGVQIARAYCSPSFRCIQTATSVLEGLGLKATVPICIEPGLFEWLAWYQDGLPEWLTPDELLAADYNIDTAYKPLSSPGLLRENFHEKLNEFYCRNSNAAEEIIKSTEGNVLIVGHATTLDTCTRFIIGEKLRSTNDMARIMQKVSYCSLAVMESDGTTPSGDSEQAESTVKGHWKLAVPPCDPVTHTNNNRFDYKILLE; encoded by the exons ATGGCAGCGCTTCCACCACGCAAAAATCCAACGCCTACCAAAATATCCAAGCAACACCTGACACCGCTGCAAATACTGCTCCAGATGGGCTTTCCCAAGCATAGAGC tgAAAAGGCACTAGCGGCCACCGGCAACCGGGGCGTCCAGCTGGCCTCCGATTGGCTGCTGGCGCACGTGAACGACCCCTTCCTGGACGAATGCGCTCCGCGCGAATACATCCTGTACGCCTGCCCGACCGGTCCCTTTCTGCAGCAGCTGGAAAACTTCTGGGCCCAGTCGAGGGAGGCGTGCGGCTGGAACGGGGCCCACAACTTTACGCCCCACATTACGCTGGTGTCGTTCTTCAAAGCGCCGGACGAGTGCGCCCCCCAGCTGTCGAAGGCGCTGAAAGACCTGATGAACCTGCCCGGCGCCCGGATCGATCGGCCGATCGGGCTGGAGCTGTACACGAGCCCCAACTTTATGGGCTTTTTCGTCGCGGAAGACGACGCCAACTATCTGAAGCGGCTGGCCCTGCAATACGTAAAGGAGGTGTCCCACTCAA TAATTAGTGACACCTATGAGCAGCTAGACGCACTGGTAACGTGTTTTCCGTGGTGCGGAGGAGTTACCTCGGCCCGATGCATACCGCGTAGCAGTCGAT TGCTACTTTACATACCTTATTACTGCTCTTATTGCCATTCCCTTGCATGCGAAACCGTAGACA CCATTTCGCTGGAACCGCACGTCAAGTCGCTGCATCTGACGCTGGCTTACCAGTTCCCGCCGGGTCAGTTTAATGCGCTGAAAGCGTTGGTGGAAAATTTGGACGCTTCCTGCACGGACGCCAACTGGGAGCTGCGGCTGTACTCGCGCGACCCCCGGCTCGTCTCGAAGCAGGTGCACAAGGTGCTGTATCCGCACACGCCGCGCGAAACGGACGAGCTGGAGCTCCGGATCGGTGATCACATCTATCTCAACCCGGAAGCAATACAAGCGTCCACCGACGGCTGGGTCGAGGGGATCTCGTGGCTAACCGGCACCACCGGCTACCTGCCCGAAAACTACACCGAGCGGACGGCGGAATCGGATGCGTGGACGATGCACCGTACGGTGCCGCTGTGTGACGCACGGACAGTGCCGGCCGACGAAACACTGTCCGACACGGTTGATGGAGTACTGCCCGCCAGCGGATCGCCCAGCCTGGCACCGGAAGCGAACGATGCGG TATCTGTAGGTCAGAGCGAATCGCAACCGGACGGTGCACCGCAAACGACGGACCGAGCAGCACCTGCACCAGATcagcaacaaacagcaacgagcggcggcggcggcgagcAGCAGAACGGTGGCAAAATGTTCGGTGGCAATAAAACGATGGACGACATTCCGCTGGAAAAGTTGCACGAGCTGGTGAAAAAGCGTACCAACATGCAGGTGATCCCGGGAGATCAGTGCGCCTCACAGTCGCAGTCCGTACCGCGGACGGAATCGGGCACGCGCAAGGTGTACGTCATGCGACACGGCGAGCGGATCGATTTTACCTTCGGCTCGTGGGTACCGTACTGCTTCGATGAGGCCGGCAACTACGTCCGCAAAGATCTGAACATGCCCACATCGTTGCCCACACG TAAACCCAGCCTCTGGCAGAAGGACTCACCACTGACGAACGTGGGCCGCTATCAGGCACGGCTCGTGGGCGAAGGGCTGAAGGATGCGGGGGTACAAATTGCGCGCGCGTACTGCTCGCCCTCGTTCCGCTGCATCCAGACGGCCACTTCAGTGCTGGAGGGGCTCGGATTAAAGGCAACCGTGCCGATCTGCATTGAGCCCGGCCTGTTCGAGTGGCTCGCCTGGTACCAGGACGGGCTGCCCGAGTGGCTTACGCCGGACGAGCTGCTTGCGGCCGACTACAACATCGACACGGCCTACAAACCGCTCTCTTCGCCGGGCCTGCTGCGGgaaaattttcacgaaaagtTGAACGAGTTTTACTGCCGCAATTCGAACGCCGCGGAAGAAATCATCAAAAGCACGG AAGGAAACGTGCTGATTGTGGGCCATGCCACAACGCTCGATACGTGCACCCGGTTCATCATTGGCGAGAAGCTTCGCTCCACCAACGATATGGCTCGAATAATGCAGAAAGTGTCCTACTGCAGCCTGGCGGTAATGGAGTCGGATGGCACGACGCCGTCCGGTGACAGTGAGCAGGCGGAAAGTACAGTCAAGGGACACTGGAAGCTGGCGGTGCCACCGTGCGATCCTGTgacgcacaccaacaacaaccggTTTGACTACAAGATACTATTAGAGTAG